DNA sequence from the Bacillota bacterium genome:
CGCGGCGGCGTTCGGCACCTACCTGGGCAAGGGGGCCACGGTGACCACGAGCCGCGACGAGCACCCGGCGTCGCGAATGATCCTGCGGTCGCTCATCGTGGGCTTCCTGACGGTAGGCACCAACGTGCAGGACCTGCGTTCGACGCCCATTACCATTGCCCGCCACGCCATCCCGGCGCTGGGATGCGTCGGCGGGGTTCACGTGCGGGTGGACCCCCGGGATCCGGCCTCGACGCTGGTCGAGTTGTTCGACCGCCGGGGAATCAGCATCGGGCGGGCCGTCGAGCGCAAGATCGAGTCGCTCTTCTTCCGGGAGGAGTTCCGGCGCACGCCGGCCGAGGAGGTGGGCACCCTCGACTTCCCGGCCCGGGTGCTGGAGAGCTACACCCAGGCGTTCTTCAACTTCGTGGACGCGCAGCGCATTGCTCATCAGCGCTTCAAACTGGTGGTGGATTACGCCTACGGGCGGCTGTCCATGATCGTCCCCGGGCTGCTCGCGCGGCTCGGCTGCGAGGTGGTGGCGCTGCATCCCTACCCCGACCCGAGGCGGGCGCCGAGGTCTCGGGAAGAGCGCTTGCGCTTCCTGGCAGAACTCGGCCAGGCCGTGGCCACGCTGGGGGCGGACATGGGGGCGCTCATCGACGACGACGGCGAACGGCTCTACCTGGTCGACGAGCAGGGCCGGCTGATTCAAGACGAGCTCCTGCTCGCCCTCATGGTCATGATCGCCCTGGAACAGAGGCGGGGCGGCAGCGTGGGGGTGCCCGTCAGCGCGCCGAGCGTCATCGACCAGATCGCCCGGGAGCACTCGGCGCAGGTGCTGCGCACCAAGCACGAGCCCCGGGCGCTGATGCATCTTGCGGCGGCCCATCGGGACAACATGGTGGTGGCGGGGGATACGCGCGGGGGTTTCATCTTCCCGGAGTTTTATCCCGCCCAGGATGCGGTGGTAGCCCTGGCCAGGGCGCTGCAGGCCCTGGCGGCGGGCGGACGGCTGTCGGACCTGACCGCCCGGGTGCCCGCCTTCTACGTGGAGGAGCGCGCCATCGAATGCCCGTGGGAGCAAAAGGGCAGGGTCATGCGGCTGCTTGCCCGCGAGGCCAGCTCGGCCCGGGAGGCCGAGTACATCGACGGCATCAAGATGTTTCACGATCGCGGCTGGGTGCTGGCGCTGCCGGACGCCTCTGAACCGCTCTTTCACCTGATCGCGGAGGGCAAGAGCCCCTCGGACGCAAGTGAACTCATCGGCCGCTACGCAAGTCGCATCCGTGAGCTCCAGAAGAAAGGGGCCTGAGGCCGCCGTGACAGGCAAAGCGACGCCAAAGCTAACGGCCGACCGCACGGAGTTCGTGCTCGTCTCGTTCGAGGGCCCCGACGCGTACAGCCGGGCCGGCGGGCTGGGCGTACGCGTGACGCAGCTTGCGCAGGCCCTGGCGGGCCTGGGCTACCCAACTCACCTGATCTTCGTGGGAAGCCCCGAACTGCCGGGCCAGGAGCAGCAGATGGACGGGCGGCTGCACCTCTACCGCTGGTGCCAGTGGATCAGCCGCTACTACCCCCGGGGCGTATACGAGGGGGAGAACGAGAAGCTTTATGACTTCAACGAGACGGTGCCGGACTTCGTGACCGGCCAGGTCGCCAGGCGGGCGATGGAGGCCGGGCGCGTGCTGGTGGTGATGGCGGAGGAGTGGCACACGGCCCACGCCATCTGCGAGACAAGCGACCGGCTGTGGCTCGCCGGGCTGCGATCCCATGCGCTTTTGGTCTGGAACGCCAACAACACCATGGGCTTTGACCGGATCAACTGGGGCCGGCTGGGCTACGTGACCACGCTGACCACCGTGAGCCGCTACATGAAGCACGTGATGTGGGGCCGGGGCGTCAACCCCATCGTCATCCCCAACGGTATCTCGCCCGAGGCGCTCCAGCCACCCAACCCCAGGCACGTGGCAGCCCTGCGCCGCGCTGTGGCAGACTCGGGCGGGCAGGTACTGCTGGTCAAGGTGGGGCGCTTCGACCCGGACAAGCGGTGGCTCATGGCCATCGACTCGGTGGCCCTCCTCAAGGGGCAGGGGCTTTCGCCACGCCTTGTGATGCGCGGCGGCATCGAGCCGCACGAGTACGAGGTGCTGGGGCGGGCGCAGGCGGCGGGCCTGCGTGTGATGCCGGTGCATCTCGACGGGACGCCGAGCGCCGCCAGGCTGGCCGAGGTGATGAAGGCGCACCCGGAGGTGGACGTGTTCAATTTGAAGTTCTTCGTGCCCGGCCCCCTGCTGCGGGCCCTGTACCGGGCCGCCGATGCCGTCCTTGCCAACAGCGGCATCGAACCCTTCGGCCTGGTCGGGCTCGAGGTGATGGGCGCAGGCGGCGTGGCCATCACCGGGGCGACCGGCGAAGATTACGCGGTGGGTTACCACAATGCCATCGTGCTGGAGACCGACGATCCTCGGGAGATTGCCCACCACGTCCGGGCTCTGGCAGGTGACGCTGGGCTTTGTGAGCGGCTCCGCCACAACGGCCACGAGACGGCGCTCCGCTTCTCCTGGCCGAACGTCATCGCCACCATGCTGGACCGCCTGGAGTTCATCGCCGAGCTCCAGGGCCTGTCCTGGCCGCAGGGCCGGGCCCTTTCTCCCGAGGCGGCGGGCGAACTCAAGGAGGCCGCGGCCGCCCTGGAGGAGGGGCGATAGGCGTTGGCGCAGCACCTGGTCGTTTACACGGTCGT
Encoded proteins:
- a CDS encoding mannose-1-phosphate guanyltransferase, which gives rise to MKAIVMAGGEGSRLRPLTVQRPKPMVPVANQPMLHHIVMLLRRHQFTDIRATLYYLGDEIRSHFADGSEWGVRMSYSVEETPMGTAGSVKLCEEFAGQDTFLVISGDALTDIDLSAAVAFHKQNGALATLVLTRVENPLEYGIVVTDDDGRIQRFLEKPSWGEVFSDTVNSGIYILEPEVLRYVEPGRPCDFSQDVFPALLKKRAPLFGYVASGYWCDIGSIGAYRQAHEHVMQNLVQLELSGRKLPGDVWVGRDAVIDPAAEIRGPAIIGENCRIGAGARILGYTVLGNNTIVEEQAAIQRSIVWSNGYIGRGAHLSGAILGQQVAVDRGCVVSEGAVIGDRSVLRQGAHLSPQVKLWPNKVVEAGARVTMSLIWGSAWQESLFKERGVSGLTNVAMTPEFAVRLAAAFGTYLGKGATVTTSRDEHPASRMILRSLIVGFLTVGTNVQDLRSTPITIARHAIPALGCVGGVHVRVDPRDPASTLVELFDRRGISIGRAVERKIESLFFREEFRRTPAEEVGTLDFPARVLESYTQAFFNFVDAQRIAHQRFKLVVDYAYGRLSMIVPGLLARLGCEVVALHPYPDPRRAPRSREERLRFLAELGQAVATLGADMGALIDDDGERLYLVDEQGRLIQDELLLALMVMIALEQRRGGSVGVPVSAPSVIDQIAREHSAQVLRTKHEPRALMHLAAAHRDNMVVAGDTRGGFIFPEFYPAQDAVVALARALQALAAGGRLSDLTARVPAFYVEERAIECPWEQKGRVMRLLAREASSAREAEYIDGIKMFHDRGWVLALPDASEPLFHLIAEGKSPSDASELIGRYASRIRELQKKGA
- a CDS encoding glycosyltransferase family 4 protein, with translation MTGKATPKLTADRTEFVLVSFEGPDAYSRAGGLGVRVTQLAQALAGLGYPTHLIFVGSPELPGQEQQMDGRLHLYRWCQWISRYYPRGVYEGENEKLYDFNETVPDFVTGQVARRAMEAGRVLVVMAEEWHTAHAICETSDRLWLAGLRSHALLVWNANNTMGFDRINWGRLGYVTTLTTVSRYMKHVMWGRGVNPIVIPNGISPEALQPPNPRHVAALRRAVADSGGQVLLVKVGRFDPDKRWLMAIDSVALLKGQGLSPRLVMRGGIEPHEYEVLGRAQAAGLRVMPVHLDGTPSAARLAEVMKAHPEVDVFNLKFFVPGPLLRALYRAADAVLANSGIEPFGLVGLEVMGAGGVAITGATGEDYAVGYHNAIVLETDDPREIAHHVRALAGDAGLCERLRHNGHETALRFSWPNVIATMLDRLEFIAELQGLSWPQGRALSPEAAGELKEAAAALEEGR